The window TAATATCACATATGCATcaagatttttcttttgcttttttaatattaaattttaatttaaaatctcaagacatttttttagatttgaTCATGTATTTcacttaaatacattttataaattatttttaaattaaatttaagtaattaattacaaacattataattatgaaataactaaaattaaaaataaaaaaattattgataattaaaattttatttaacttaaagttaaatccaaaaaaaaaatgcataataatttataagcaacaaaatataaaacattcacatccaacaagaaaaattaaattttatcattgtttTAATCAAGATGTGTCCAAATATATTACTGTTTGAAATTGTTGATAAATTCTTCTTATATAGATTTATACCAAACATTCAAATACCTGGTTAACGTTTTAAAAAGAATTACAGTTGTGAAAATTAATAAGTAAtggtaagagaaaaaaaatcacaccACACATCCTCCCAAACCCAAAGCCCAGAAAACTCCTTTTGTCTCCCTTCTTCCCCTTCACGAGAACCTTGGCTCCACTGCTccagtttccttctttctcttcccCCTCCCCCCTTCCACGAGAAAaccctcttcttctttctctcttgttcTTCCTATTTCTTTCCCTTCTTCCACCATTTCGGTTAGCTTCCCTCCCAAAGTTGATAGGAAGAAAGACattaaaaaaccattttttaaacCAGTGCAGATCTTCAAAGTTCTTCCACAAGAACTCATCCTCCACACTGAAAATCCATGTCTCTAGTGATTGATCTTTCCAAAATCAAATATTGAGCTCAAAATTTCTCCTCAAGACTCCCTATGTCCTAAGAGATAAGCAACCTTATCTAGGATTGTTCATCACATTTTCTATCCCACTAATTTATTCGGGTCTAAAGTGTCTTTAACTGGTTTaagattaagaaattaaacttaattagtatatatatatattagattgtTTCAgtggtatttttaaaaatataattaatacaacttcttaatttaataaataatatttagtcTTAACttgatattatattaatattgtttatcttaaaatatgtattataaaatatagcttaaattgaaattatatactattttaattttacaatttatgcCCGGCCCATATATATAGTTGCATAAAgtttgagttaaaaaaattaccctATAAAATTTTTGGAATGGATATATGGAGACAAATAAACTTGTCCCAACTAGAAGTGTAATTGGTCTAAGTTGGATTGATTTAGATTGATTCCTAGATTGATCATGAGTCATGATCTACTTATACTCCTAGTCTAAACCCGCACCCTAACAACCATAATTATCCAGCATGAGAATTCACTCTAATTACGCTGTTCTTACAAGAATCATATCAATCCATTGTCTCCTTCTTCACGTGCCAGAGCTAGCTAGCACCATGAATCAAGTTGAACGTCCCATCCTCCTCGCAACTCCATCACTCAACCTTTATCCCAAACATTTCTCACACACTGCCCATTCGCATCTTATCTCtcataaaaagtataattaattaatattaagccCATATAGCTGCTTCACCTGAAACCTGTCACCACAGCCACCATCAGAACAACCACCACCAAACCATAATTTtctattcaaaaataattttaagaggtACGTCCACATGCAACGTAAAATCATTTCAAAGATCAAAATTTtctattcaaaaattaattttctttaaagttATAACCAATCAActcataatcattttttaaataactatgtCACTTTGATTTCTCTTGTCACACTAGAGAATATGTAAGAGCAGAATCAATATACATTCTATCgggataaatattttcatattattatttatcactttttataggggtcaattaatttttattttttttgagttaTCTTAATTTTGCAGAAACAATTCAAGGTATTAATTTACCGTTTTATAATGAATAGTTCTCTATCTGTGATTCATTATCAAACTTTAAATCTCTTTTCAAACGCCAATTATTTAAACAAAGAGATTGTTCCCCCATTTTTATTCCTCAATAATTGAACTTTGGCGACTATACTTTAGTTTTAcctattttaattagttattaaattttGGTTAGTCGTTCAGTTATAGTTTCAGTTGCGAACATAATTATTTGAGCTCTCAAGTCTCACACAACTTTGTAATTGAGTTATTCACTTTACAAGTACAATCAAcctcttaaaatatataaatatatctgtatgaaccataagtattatatttaaaccaaacagtaaaagtaaaagtaaagaagaaaaataattttaaaaaatacttacctTTGGTCATTACTATTAATCTTCTTTAAGTctttatagttttaatttttcaaatcacACTTGCTCAAATTCGATGGTGTGTTTTATCTAAAGATAGGAATAAGTTTGCTGATCAAAATTGAAAGCACTTGATTCTATTTATATAACTCTGTCCATCACAAAGTTCAACTTTATTGTATCATAATGTATATTGTTATTAACGTTGTAAACGATAAAGATTAAATGTGAGAAGAAAATAGATCATATATAAAAACTCACTTCCCATAAAAGTCACAGTAGAAAAACAATAGGAGAAAATAGGAAGTAAAAACTCCAACACAAACATCATATTCCCCATATTACTAATGTTAGAAACCATGACATACTTAGAAATATGATGATAAAATTTTGGTAAGATGTACCTAACTTGCAGAGAGCTGGAATATACGTACACTAGCTAGCCCTACATTTACAACTTTTCTTTCAGTGTTCAGACGGTCTAATTTTCTCGAAGTACTTTCGAATATTTGAAGTAttgaatttgtctttttttatgaatttaattagaatagattgatagtgtaaaaatcatttataatatcatttatttataaattgtcACATATAACAAGTTTGtcgttgatttttataatatttaatttaaaataatttctaatcagttggaaacataaattttttattctaatagtacatgattaaacatattttttcaagATTCTCAGCAACAAAAAAAGTGGCAACATTGAGCTAGCTAATAGAGGAACTAGAGGGGTAGATATTTTGTTGGCAATAGAAAAAGAAGGTCACTGGAATAGGCATTGTGTACTCGGGTGGTTGCTACTCTTTCACTGCCGCGTATACTCTTTAACTCTTCCTTCGGACACCATTGCTTAGGATTTAGGAAAACACAATTAAACATCTAGTGTAGCAATTGAGTTGACTAAGGTGAAGATGACAAGATGCGGGCATTATATTCTGCAGACACCTTTCATTGTATTCCAGAAAATTCATTCTGAAATTCAATTTTACAGAAATAAATTTTCTGAAATATAATGGGAGGTGCAGGATGCAATAATAAGGTGCAGAATGCAATCGTCCAAGTTGTAAGATCTTTGGTCCATCAAGGGCCCAATATTacctcttatttattttaggaaGCCCAACTTCACCTATTATAGGAATAGGTGCTAGGGATGCTTATTATGTAAAGCATAAAATCTAGAAATTAAGTAAATGGCGAAACTATCAAATCGACCGAGTGTGAGATTTGGGGGAAAATCCCAATCTCTTGCAAATAACCCAgaataaaagtttcatttttaatctaTCTCGTGTAACATGCATGTAGGTATCTCCCCTTAATTTTAAcatctattttaatatttattaatgttgaCAGAAAGTATTTGttcattttgtaaattattaaaataactcaAACTACGTCAGTCTCGATAAATTTTTAGGGAAGTCATGCGTTCATTTTCTGTGAATCATGAAAATATGCAAAACGACGTTAGTCTttgggaaagaaaaaatatcaaaagttTAAGGTATTTTGCAATAAGTGCGACAAGAACTTTAGTCTCGATAATAATAAGAGAAAATTGATTAATCGGTAGTTTTCATAAGAATCGTGAATAAgtacataaaatgaaaaaataaagatatatttacaattgatttataatataccttaattattttatgatttcaataaaaaaatattagaacttTAAAGTAgtgtggaaaaaaaattattacgactttaaagtcgtgttaaaaaaaagtaaaaaattataatgataaataaaatttataacttaatgaaaaaaattgtaaaacaatttataattttcaaagacGTCATACattattttactattaatttcttttgaaatattaatttaaattttactccTTTTGGTAAATTTGTCCCCACTGGGATGAATAAGTTCACGAAACTCGTGTGACAATGAGAGTGAAGTTGATGTCTGTCAGCACCAGCCAACATCTTCCGGAATCCTTGGAACACAGCAACCTGATAGGATGAAACTCCTTCAATCACCCCAAAATCTTCAATAGTGACACCACTCCACTGCTGCTCAAAGGGCACTAGTGATTTTAATGTTAATGGAGAGGAAAAGTTCAAGAAGTTAGCAGCTGGTGTTATATCATTGATCAATAGAACTAGTCAATCTTACAAAAACAGAGAAGCTTCCCACTTTCCACACAACCACTTGaaaagttgttttttatttgctcataatgtaaaatattcttaattcttATTAACTAGCAGATTACTAGAACAGCCAGCAGTTTATATGAATGTCATAATCGTAGACAATAAGGAACTTCAAATACTTGCCTTCATTGCTCTACATTCCTTCAGAAAAGAAGGTTGTACTTTGTCATTCGGGTAGTCAATCTTCTAAGAGAAGTAGAACTCAGATGCTCCTGGTTCAATTGAAACATTTTGCAAAACGTAACCCACTCTTTTGCATTGCAGCCCCATCATCTGACACATACCAGGATATTTTATCTACAGGTTAGTCCACAGCAAGAACAGAATGCACTGTATTATCTACAGGATCAGTGATCAGTGATCAGTGTCAGTTCTTTCACAGGATCAACTGTGTCTGTACTTTGACAAAGAACTCCACAGAAACAAGCTTTTAGGGTTCACCAGGTCTTTCAAACCCGGCGTGGCAATGGCGCAATAAAAAAAGTGAACTTTCAAGCATCCAAAATACTAACTAGTACTACAGAGTACAGACTGAATATCCGTTCTCGCATTCAACTTAGATATTATTTCACTATACATTATCCATTGATTTCATCTTTATATATCACCTTTCACAAATTCTAaacagagaaagaaataaaatactgAAACATACCTAAATCCActgaaatatgattttttagctCAAAGCTTCAAGTACAAGGAACAGGGTTTCCAAATGTTTTACAACTTCTACAGTTTCTCTTGCATTTAACCTAGTTAAGGtctgaaatatttttaattttaaaaaagaatgttaTTTCAATACCTATTTTTTATTGGTCCCTCAGCAAAAATGTTGCATACCTCATTGAACTTAATTGCATTCCTTCCATTTGCTGTTCTGGTGGAATTGGAGTCTCATTTTCAGCCTTAGGTGCaacctttttcttccttttcttattatcATTTTCCTTCCAGCTCTCTA of the Glycine max cultivar Williams 82 chromosome 13, Glycine_max_v4.0, whole genome shotgun sequence genome contains:
- the LOC102667236 gene encoding cellulose synthase A catalytic subunit 4 [UDP-forming]-like, which gives rise to MKTVSTVDSDKGKFQFSAYTFYAFSTISLGVHTDNHDLLFLVQLNDESGNPIWKHRVESWKENDNKKRKKKVAPKAENETPIPPEQQMEGMQLSSMSTDTVDPVKELTLITDH